One part of the Abditibacteriaceae bacterium genome encodes these proteins:
- the rph gene encoding ribonuclease PH, which produces MPRIDGRAPDQLRPVRLTRSWAKNAEGSCLVEFGDTKVLCTASVENGVPQWLRGSGTGWVTAEYGMLPRSTGSRMQREGTRPRPDGRTVEIQRLIGRALRAVVNTRALGEKTIWLDCDVLQADGGTRTAAITGAWVALREALAVVAARGTNQNNLGAQMIQKAITNQVAAISVGIAGRQELLDLCYEEDSRAAVDMNVIMTADGRLVEVQAAGEGQTFTRAELGRLIELAKIGIDQLIVAQNDAVRDL; this is translated from the coding sequence CTGGGCCAAGAACGCCGAAGGCTCGTGTCTGGTGGAGTTTGGCGACACCAAAGTCTTGTGTACCGCCAGCGTCGAAAACGGCGTGCCCCAATGGTTGCGCGGAAGCGGGACGGGCTGGGTGACGGCAGAATACGGAATGTTGCCGCGCAGTACCGGTTCGCGGATGCAGCGCGAAGGCACACGCCCGCGCCCCGACGGACGCACCGTTGAAATTCAGCGGCTCATTGGGCGGGCGTTGCGTGCGGTCGTGAATACGCGTGCGCTGGGCGAGAAAACCATCTGGCTCGACTGCGACGTTTTGCAGGCCGATGGCGGCACGCGCACCGCCGCGATTACGGGCGCGTGGGTCGCACTGCGCGAAGCGCTGGCTGTTGTCGCGGCGCGCGGTACCAATCAGAACAATCTGGGCGCACAGATGATTCAAAAAGCGATTACGAATCAGGTGGCGGCGATTTCGGTTGGTATTGCGGGACGGCAGGAGCTTCTCGACTTGTGCTACGAGGAAGATTCGCGCGCGGCGGTCGATATGAACGTCATCATGACGGCGGATGGACGTTTGGTAGAAGTGCAAGCGGCAGGCGAAGGCCAAACTTTTACCCGCGCCGAACTGGGCCGCCTCATTGAACTGGCGAAAATCGGCATCGACCAGCTCATCGTCGCGCAAAACGACGCCGTTCGCGATTTGTAA